AACATCGAAGAAATCTGGATTACACTTGCTGCTCCCACCAATCTTACCGGTTCATCCCAGTTCCCTGATATTGTTCTCGAATGGGAAGTTCCCGCACCCACAAGAAGCCTTACCGGATATAGAATTTTTCGGGACGGTGAATTTGTCGGGGAAGTAACAGAACTGAATTTTACCGAACAAGATGTTCCAGCCGGAACTTATATTTATTATGTAACCGCTCTATACGGAACTTATGAATCTGCGTTTTCAAATGAGGTGGAAATTATTCACTCCAACGCTACAAATCCGGAAATTCCTTTAGAAACCATAATCTTAAACAATTTCCCCAATCCCTTCAATCCTCAAAATTCCAATACTAAAATAAGTTTTGG
This DNA window, taken from Candidatus Cloacimonadota bacterium, encodes the following:
- a CDS encoding T9SS type A sorting domain-containing protein; its protein translation is NIEEIWITLAAPTNLTGSSQFPDIVLEWEVPAPTRSLTGYRIFRDGEFVGEVTELNFTEQDVPAGTYIYYVTALYGTYESAFSNEVEIIHSNATNPEIPLETIILNNFPNPFNPQNSNTKISFGLATQSMVEISIYNIKGEKVIEFVNEQFEAGYHYLGWNGRDERNNLLPSGVYLYKISAGNYSEINKMMLLR